The following proteins are co-located in the Pyxicephalus adspersus chromosome Z, UCB_Pads_2.0, whole genome shotgun sequence genome:
- the ANAPC13 gene encoding anaphase-promoting complex subunit 13, with the protein MDSEIQKDGRILDLVDDAWKEDKLPYEDVTVPLNELPEPEHDSSGSLESVKEQEMKWPDLALQYLYENIPFSGS; encoded by the exons ATGGATAGCGAGATACAGAAGGACGGACGAATTCTAGACTTGGTCGATGACGCCTGGAAAGAAGACAAATTGCCGTATGAAGATGTAACGGTCCCCCTG AATGAACTTCCAGAGCCTGAACACGATAGCAGCGGGTCGCTGGAGTCTGTTAAAGAGCAAGAAATGAAATGGCCTGACCTAGCCCTGCAATATCTGTATGAAAACATTCCTTTTTCGGGGAGCTAA
- the LOC140343605 gene encoding uncharacterized protein, with translation MAALAGIAFFWAAAFVLARSCRSLETTGYPEVWNATLPFVNTSSAATATVPFVNSSDFQPNVTESGLFVTEAATIPYEEAELGPGTEGNLTTKLPTDRPTAVPTDPPTMAATEGPTTPPVTNSTEVLESSATPTTDKYVTSAMAAITTAEILLSSKVLSTTLQTSEVTTTPTRNSTSAVTDMSWTQFNIIILAVILIVVVLLMGFVGAVYVYREYQNRKLNAPFWTIELKEDNISFSSYHDSIPNADISGLLEDNASEITPNGQLSLTAPIHSYKP, from the exons atggCCGCCCTGGCCGGGATCGCATTCTTCTGGGCGGCCGCCTTCGTCTTAGCACGGAGCTGCCGGAGCCTGGAGACGACGGGTTACCCGGAGGTCTGGAATGCCACTCTACCGTTCGTTAACACCTCCTCTGCTGCTACCGCCACGGTACCGTTCGTTAATAGTTCCGACTTCCAGCCCAATGTGACCGAATCGGGGCTGTTCGTGACGGAGGCGGCCACCATCCCGTATGAGGAGGCGGAACTGGGACCGGGCACTGAGGGCAACCTGACCACCAAGCTCCCGACTGACCGACCTACCGCAGTACCCACTGACCCCCCGACTATGGCCGCCACTGAGGGCCCCACAACGCCGCCTGTCACCAACAGCACAGAAG tttTAGAAAGCTCCGCCACCCCCACCACGGATAAGTACGTTACAAGCGCAATGGCTGCGATCACAACGGCGGAAATTCTTTTATCGAGCAAAGTTTTATCAACGACGTTACAGACTTCAGAGGTGACCACGACCCCTACGAGGAATAGCACATCTGCCGTGACTGACATGTCATGGACCCAGTTCAATATCATCATATTGGCCGTTATTCTGATTGTGGTGGTCCTGCTGATGGGTTTCGTAGGCGCTGTTTACGTCTACAGGGAGTATCAGAACCGCAAGCTCAACGCTCCCTTCTGGACCATCGAACTGAAAGAGGACAACATCAGTTTCAGCAGCTACCATGACAGCATCCCAAACGCAGACATCTCCGGCCTCCTGGAGGACAACGCCAGCGAGATCACACCCAATGGGCAGCTCTCCTTGACTGCTCCTATCCACAGCTACAAACCCTAA